Within the Platichthys flesus chromosome 8, fPlaFle2.1, whole genome shotgun sequence genome, the region GGATCcagattcaaatgaaaatggCAAAGTCCACTGCGCTCTTGATGAAAATACTTATTTCACAATAACATCAACGTCAAATAATTTCTTTACTTTGGTGACAGACAGTGAATTAGACCGAGAAAGATCCTCTCAGTATAATATCACAGTGACCTGCTCTGATGAGGGCGTGCCCTCCCTCTCCAGCAGCGTCACTCTCACCTTACAGATCTCTGACGTGAATGACAACGCGCCTGTCTTTGAGAGGAGCTCATATGAGGCCTACATTGTAGAAAACAACACACCAGGTCTCTCTGTATTCACAGTGAAAGCCAGAGACGCTGACTGGAACCAGAATGCCCGTGTCTCTTACATACTGGAGGACTCCTCTGTTCACGGAGTGCCAGTCTCCTCATATGTGTCCGTTAGTGCTGATAGTGGAGTCATCCATGCAGTGCGCTCTTTTGACTACGAGCAGATCAAAGATTTTCACTTCCGAGTCAAAGCTCAGGATGGAGGCTCTCCTCCACTCAGTAGCAACGTGACTGTGAAAATACTGATCCAGGACCAGAACGACAATCCCCCTCAGGTTCTTTACCCAGTCCAGACTGGTGGCTCTCTGGTGGCTGAACTGGTGCCTCGTTCAGCAGATGTGGGCTATCTGGTCACTAAAGTGGTGGCTGTTGATGTGGACTCTGGACAGAATGCCTGGCTCTCCTACAAACTGCAGAAAGCCACAGACAGGGCGCTGTTTGAAGTTGGATCACAAAATGGAGAAATAAGAACTATCCGCCAAGTCACTGATAAAGAtgcagtgaaacaaagactGAGTGTTATAGTGGAGGACAACGGGCAGCCCTCTCGTTCCGCTACAGTCGTTGTTAACGTGGCGGTGGCGGACAGCTTCCCGGAAGTGCTGTCAGAGTTCACTGACTTTACGCACGACAAGGAGTACAACGACAACCTGACTTTTTACTTAGTGCTGGCTCTGGCTgtagtttccttcctcttcatcacgtgtGTAGTGGTTATTATCTCAGTGAAAATCTACAGATGGAGACAGTCTCGCGTACTGTATCACTCCAACCTCCCTGTGATTCCATATTATCCACCTCGTTACTCAGACACTTTGGGAACAGGGACTCTCCAACACGTGTACAATTACGAGGTGTGCAGGACGACTGACTCCAGAAAGAGTGACTGTAAGCTCGATGGAGCTGGTAGTCAGAACGTACTGATAGTGGACCCCAGTTCTACAGGGACGATGCAGCGGATACAGAGTGAAAAGAGCATCCTGGATGAACCAGACTCTCCTCTAGAGGTTAGTTATAGACTCTTCATTTCGTCAGGTAAATTCTTCTGAATGAGAcagtttcagtgtttcagtTGCATATCTACTCTTTTAGCTCTGCTTGCAGTCTGATTTTCAGTTCTTTTGATTCAGTACCATGGACAGCGCACAGAACAGCCATGTTACTGTTTTTATCTAGCTATCTCTTtatccctctatctctctctctgtctctttttacaTCTCTTTATCCccatatttatatatctgtcttcctttaatgtgtatttttgtgtgtgtgctaggTTTCTAATGAACAAAACGACATGgacaaattttttttattaattttgatGTTTACATTTCC harbors:
- the LOC133958947 gene encoding protocadherin gamma-A2-like encodes the protein MSKGTMTRQVGLLLFVAFVSLSLVSGQVSYSISEEMAKGSLVGNIAQDLGLDVKRLKSGKARIYTGDSTEYIELNKERGVLVIKERIDREVLCGQTTPCALDFQIILENPMQFYSITVEITDINDNSPVFKNSEIKFDISEVAKIGSKFVLEKALDDDVGINGLRGYSLSSSDTFVLNPYRKGSSRNVEMVLKTHLDREKQEQLSLVLTATDGGEPQLSGTILITITVLDANDNAPVCSQTEYTCKVKENSVKGTVLTTVSASDADEGPHGHITYSISNAPKGAFELFDIEKESGVVMLMGKLDYEKFQHYEIDVQASDEGGNSDVCKVVIEVLDTNDNSPAINIMSASSSISEDVKPGTVLTMMNIQDPDSNENGKVHCALDENTYFTITSTSNNFFTLVTDSELDRERSSQYNITVTCSDEGVPSLSSSVTLTLQISDVNDNAPVFERSSYEAYIVENNTPGLSVFTVKARDADWNQNARVSYILEDSSVHGVPVSSYVSVSADSGVIHAVRSFDYEQIKDFHFRVKAQDGGSPPLSSNVTVKILIQDQNDNPPQVLYPVQTGGSLVAELVPRSADVGYLVTKVVAVDVDSGQNAWLSYKLQKATDRALFEVGSQNGEIRTIRQVTDKDAVKQRLSVIVEDNGQPSRSATVVVNVAVADSFPEVLSEFTDFTHDKEYNDNLTFYLVLALAVVSFLFITCVVVIISVKIYRWRQSRVLYHSNLPVIPYYPPRYSDTLGTGTLQHVYNYEVCRTTDSRKSDCKLDGAGSQNVLIVDPSSTGTMQRIQSEKSILDEPDSPLEVSYRLFISSGKFF